A segment of the Sandaracinaceae bacterium genome:
TCACCGCCGCTCGTCGGGGACTGGGGGCGCGGCTCGTCCGGCACGGGAGGCGGCTCGCTGCCATCGCAGGTCAGCGCGCTCTCGCGGTCCCCCGCGCTCTCGCGCGGGACGTCCTCCTCCTGGTCGGGCTCGCCGTCCAGGTTGGTGTCGCGCTTGATCTGGAAGAGCCGGCCGTAGCGGAACATCTCCCAGCGCTCGGGCTGGCCGTCGTTGTTGTCGTCGTACCGCGCCTCGCGCAGCACGCCGCCGTCGAAGAACTCCCACGTGTCGACGCGGCCCGTGTGGTGCCGATCGCGCTCCTGGCGCGCGTAGAGCCGGCCCGCGCACCACACCCACGTGTCGATGCGGTTGTCGAAGTTCGTGTCGAGCTCCTTCCGCGTCAGCACGCCGTCGTTGAAGTACGAGATCATGTCGATGCGCCCGTCGAAGTCGAAGTCGTGCTCTTCCTGCACGATCGTCGTCCCGTCGGGGCCGAAGAAGCGGGTCACGTCGACGAGGCCGTCGAAGTTCATGTCGAGCTGCGCGCAGGTCTCGCGCTCGCCCTCGAAGACGTGCCGGATGTCCGGGTTGCCGTCGTTGTTGACGTCCACCGCGCGGACCTCGCGGCCCTGCGCGTTGCACTGCTGGCGGACCTGCTGGTCGCCGCGCGCCCCCTCCGGTGCGTCCTCGACCGCCGACGGGCCCCCACAGGCCACGGCCAGGGCGGCCAAGAGCAGCCAAGGACGAGCTTCAACTGCCCGAGATCGTTGATTCATCATCGAACGCGCCAATCTGGTCCCCAGGTCATTCGCCGCCGCGAAGCATACGCGGCGTTTCCGCCAGCCCGCAACCCGACGCACGCATGTGAGCAGGCATGTGGACGGCTGACGCGAAACGTCGCATATCCACCCCGTGCCCGTCCGACTCCGCGCGCGTGATCGATTGACATTATGTGTGGTGCCATGTAACTTCACGCCTCTGGATACGCAGCGTGCTCACGGAGGTGAGGTGGCGAATGGCCCGTAAGAAGATCTCCACCACCATCTACATCACCCCCGAGCAGAACGATCGGCTCAAGCAGCTGAACGCGCGCACGAAGGTGCCCATCGCGGTCTACATCCGCGAGGGCATCGACATGGTTCTGGAGAAGCACCGCGATTCGCTCCCCGGGCAGCTGACGCTCGACGCCGCGAGCGACGCGAAGAAGAAGTAGCTCCGCGTCCTGCGCAGGCTCGACGCGTGAGGCCCACGAATCGGCTCGCGTCGCCCCAATCGCATGGCCCGCGCTTGCGCGGACGGGCGACTCCATGCATGCAGCGGCTGCATTCATGTCGTTCCCCATCTCGCGCATTCGCAATTTCTCGATCATCGCCCACATCGATCACGGCAAGAGCACGCTCGCCGATCGAATCCTCGAGTTCACGGGCGCGATCACCGATCGAGAGAAGCAGGATCAGCTCCTCGACAAGATGGAGCTCGAGCGTGAGCGCGGCATCACGATCAAGGCGCAGTCCGTCCGCCTGAAATACAAGGCCAAGGACGGCGAGACCTACCAGCTGAACCTCATCGACACGCCCGGGCACGTCGACTTCTCCTACGAGGTCAGCCGCTCCCTCGCCGCGTGTGAGGGCGCCCTGCTCGTGGTGGACGCCGCTCAGGGCGTCGAGGCCCAGACCCTCGCCAACGTCTACCTGGCGCTCGAGCACGATCTCGAGATCATCCCGGTCTTCAACAAGATCGACCTGCCCGGCGCGGACGTCGACCGCACGGCGTTCGAGGTCGAGGAGGTCATCGGGCTCGACTGCTCGGGCGCGATCCCGGCGAGCGCGAAGGCGGGCATCGGCATCGAGGAGATCCTCGAGGCGATCGTCAAGCGCGTGCCCCCGCCCAAGACCGAGGCCCCGGACGGCCCCCTGCGCGCCCTCGTGGTCGACAGCTGGTACGACAGCTACCGCGGCGCGATGGTGCTCATCCGCGTCATCGACGGGACCATCGAGAAGGGCATGAAGGTCCGGATGATGGCCACCAAGGCCGACTACGAGGTGACGGAGCTCGGCGTCTTCTCGCCCTTCCCGTTCGCCGTCGACTCCCTCGGGCCGGGCGAAGCCGGCTTCCTGGCCGCGTCGATCAAGGCGGTCCAAGACACCAAGATCGGCGACACCGTCACCGAGACCCGGCGCAAGGCCGAGAAGGCGCTCCCCGGCTTCAAGGAAGTCAAGCCGATGGTCTTCTGCGGCATCTTCCCGACCGACTCCAACGAGTACCCGGCGCTCCGCGACGCGCTCGACAAGCTCCACCTGAACGACAGCGCGCTGACGTACGAGCCCGAGACCAGCGACGCCCTCGGCTTCGGCTTCCGCTGCGGCTTCCTCGGCATGCTCCACATGGAGATCGTGCAGGAGCGCCTCGAGCGGGAGTACGACCTGGACCTGGTCACCACCGCGCCGAGCGTCGTCTACCACGTGTACACGAAGGGCGGCACCGAGCGGGTCGACGTCGAGAACCCCTCGCGCCTGCCCGATCCCGCGCAGATCGATCGCATCGAGGAGCCCTACTTCAACGTGGCCATCCACGTGCCGGCCGAGTACGTCGGCGCCGTCATCAAGCTCTCCGAGGAGCGCCGCGGCGAGCAGAAGGGCATCCAGTACGCCTCGACCGACCGCGTCATCGTCACCTACGAGCTCCCCCT
Coding sequences within it:
- a CDS encoding ribbon-helix-helix domain-containing protein; the encoded protein is MARKKISTTIYITPEQNDRLKQLNARTKVPIAVYIREGIDMVLEKHRDSLPGQLTLDAASDAKKK
- the lepA gene encoding translation elongation factor 4, whose product is MSFPISRIRNFSIIAHIDHGKSTLADRILEFTGAITDREKQDQLLDKMELERERGITIKAQSVRLKYKAKDGETYQLNLIDTPGHVDFSYEVSRSLAACEGALLVVDAAQGVEAQTLANVYLALEHDLEIIPVFNKIDLPGADVDRTAFEVEEVIGLDCSGAIPASAKAGIGIEEILEAIVKRVPPPKTEAPDGPLRALVVDSWYDSYRGAMVLIRVIDGTIEKGMKVRMMATKADYEVTELGVFSPFPFAVDSLGPGEAGFLAASIKAVQDTKIGDTVTETRRKAEKALPGFKEVKPMVFCGIFPTDSNEYPALRDALDKLHLNDSALTYEPETSDALGFGFRCGFLGMLHMEIVQERLEREYDLDLVTTAPSVVYHVYTKGGTERVDVENPSRLPDPAQIDRIEEPYFNVAIHVPAEYVGAVIKLSEERRGEQKGIQYASTDRVIVTYELPLGEVLFDFFDRLKTATKGYASMDYELAGYRPNKLVKVDMMINGDRVDALSAIVHKEKSYSLGRSLAAKLKEIVPRQQYEVAIQAAIGGKIIARETVRALRKDVTAKCYGGDITRKRKLLEKQKAGKKRMKAVGSVEIPQAAFHAILKVD